The following are encoded together in the Streptomyces tsukubensis genome:
- a CDS encoding TnsA-like heteromeric transposase endonuclease subunit — protein sequence MVEDPEWPSVPLGLLRQARPWRTFRWFKGQQHYSGTYWSATVGDHVIYESRLELGRLLFAGFAPEVRQIVAQPFLLKAGVDGKVRKHIPDYLLLTDDGPVVVDVNRGTDLRSRKSLSPSPGRGAVTSRGWQYEVWSEPDPHVLENVRFLAGYRRAWLFDPDLVAALRAVDLDGMSLGDAFRLRPECPRPLVKSAVLYLLWSGHVTTALDRPLSTGHVLRRAA from the coding sequence GTGGTGGAGGACCCGGAGTGGCCATCGGTGCCGCTCGGGCTGCTGCGGCAGGCCCGGCCGTGGCGGACGTTCCGCTGGTTCAAGGGGCAGCAGCACTATTCGGGCACATATTGGTCGGCGACCGTGGGCGATCATGTGATCTACGAGTCGCGGCTGGAGCTGGGGCGGCTGTTGTTCGCCGGCTTCGCTCCCGAGGTGCGGCAAATCGTCGCCCAGCCGTTCCTGCTCAAGGCCGGCGTTGATGGCAAGGTCCGCAAGCACATCCCGGACTATCTGCTGCTGACGGATGACGGTCCGGTGGTCGTGGACGTCAACCGCGGCACCGACTTGAGAAGCCGGAAGTCGCTTTCACCTTCGCCTGGACGGGGGGCCGTGACTTCGCGCGGGTGGCAGTACGAGGTGTGGAGCGAGCCGGATCCGCACGTGCTGGAAAACGTCCGGTTCCTGGCCGGCTACCGCCGCGCCTGGCTGTTCGACCCTGACCTGGTGGCCGCGCTGCGGGCGGTGGACCTGGACGGGATGTCGCTGGGCGACGCCTTCCGGCTGCGGCCGGAGTGTCCCCGGCCGCTGGTGAAGTCGGCGGTGCTGTACCTGCTGTGGT
- a CDS encoding glycoside hydrolase family 15 protein has protein sequence MHVAGRIEDYALIGDMQTAALVCRDGTVDWLCFPRFDSHAIFAGLLGTEDHGFWRLGPAFAPGAEPPPATRRTYRGDSLILESEWETPRGTVRVTDFMPPRDDAPQLIRMVEGVSGRVPMRSALRMRFSYGRVTPWVHKVDSRTVAVAGPDSVWLDTEAETYGKDLTTYSDFTVGPGDRVAFAISWQPSHREQPPLPEPENALEATEDFWREWVEHCTYHGPYREAVIRSLITLKALTYAPTGGIVAAPTTSLPEEIGGVRNWDYRFTWLRDAAITLSSLLRTGYRDEARAWREWLLRAVAGDPENLQIMYGIAGERELGESELDWLPGYENSQPVRVGNGAADQLQLDVYGEVTEALHLAHMTGLARNDYASLLQLKLIRYLEDHWSEPDEGIWEVRGPRRHFVHSKVMAWVAVDRTIKLIESGDADGPLDKWREMRDDIHRDVCERGYDAGRNTFTQSYGSQELDASLLLIPQMGFLPPDDKRVIGTIEAIQRELSTPDGFIMRYPTSGEDAGVDGLAGDEGAFLACSFWMADDLAMIGRVDEARKLFERLLDLRNDLGLLAEEWDPVNRRQVGNFPQAFSHVPLIDTALRLTASGAYGG, from the coding sequence ATGCACGTGGCCGGGCGCATCGAGGATTACGCACTCATCGGAGACATGCAGACCGCTGCCCTGGTCTGCCGGGACGGCACAGTCGACTGGCTGTGCTTTCCCCGCTTCGACTCCCACGCGATCTTCGCGGGTCTACTCGGGACCGAGGATCACGGCTTCTGGCGTCTGGGGCCCGCATTCGCCCCCGGCGCCGAGCCGCCCCCCGCGACCCGCCGCACTTACCGCGGCGACTCGCTGATCCTGGAATCCGAGTGGGAGACACCGCGCGGGACCGTACGCGTGACGGATTTCATGCCGCCGCGCGACGACGCGCCGCAGCTGATCAGGATGGTGGAGGGCGTCAGCGGGCGTGTGCCGATGCGTTCGGCGCTGCGCATGCGGTTCTCCTACGGGCGTGTGACGCCCTGGGTCCACAAGGTCGACAGCCGGACGGTGGCCGTCGCGGGCCCCGACTCCGTATGGCTGGACACCGAGGCCGAGACCTACGGCAAGGACCTGACGACCTACTCCGACTTCACCGTCGGCCCCGGCGACCGGGTGGCGTTCGCCATCTCCTGGCAGCCCTCGCACCGCGAGCAGCCGCCACTGCCGGAGCCGGAGAACGCGCTGGAGGCCACGGAGGACTTCTGGCGCGAATGGGTGGAGCACTGTACGTATCACGGGCCCTACCGTGAGGCCGTCATCCGCTCCCTGATCACCCTCAAGGCGCTCACCTACGCGCCGACCGGGGGCATCGTGGCGGCGCCCACGACATCGTTGCCGGAGGAGATCGGCGGCGTCCGCAACTGGGACTACCGCTTCACCTGGCTGCGCGACGCGGCCATCACCCTCTCCTCGCTGCTGCGCACCGGCTACCGCGACGAGGCGAGAGCCTGGCGCGAGTGGCTGCTGCGCGCGGTCGCGGGTGATCCGGAGAACCTCCAGATCATGTACGGCATCGCCGGCGAGCGGGAACTGGGCGAGAGCGAGCTCGACTGGCTGCCCGGCTACGAGAACTCACAGCCGGTCCGCGTCGGCAACGGCGCCGCCGACCAGCTCCAGCTGGACGTGTACGGCGAGGTCACCGAGGCGCTGCACCTGGCACACATGACGGGCCTCGCCCGCAACGACTACGCCTCACTGCTCCAACTCAAGCTCATCCGCTACCTGGAGGACCACTGGTCCGAGCCGGACGAGGGCATCTGGGAGGTCCGCGGCCCGCGCAGGCACTTCGTGCACTCGAAGGTGATGGCCTGGGTCGCCGTCGACAGGACCATCAAGCTCATCGAGTCCGGGGACGCGGACGGTCCGCTCGACAAGTGGCGCGAGATGCGCGACGACATCCACCGCGATGTCTGCGAGCGGGGCTACGACGCGGGGCGCAACACCTTCACGCAGTCCTACGGCTCCCAGGAGTTGGACGCCTCGCTGCTGCTGATCCCGCAGATGGGGTTCCTGCCGCCGGACGACAAGCGGGTCATCGGCACCATCGAGGCCATTCAGCGCGAACTGTCCACGCCGGACGGCTTCATCATGCGCTACCCCACCTCCGGCGAGGACGCCGGCGTGGACGGCCTCGCGGGCGACGAGGGCGCCTTCCTCGCCTGCTCGTTCTGGATGGCGGACGACCTCGCGATGATCGGCCGCGTGGACGAGGCCCGCAAGCTCTTCGAACGACTGCTCGACCTCCGCAACGACTTGGGGCTGCTCGCCGAGGAGTGGGACCCGGTCAACCGCCGTCAGGTCGGCAACTTCCCGCAGGCCTTCAGCCACGTGCCGCTCATCGACACGGCGCTGCGGCTCACCGCGAGCGGGGCGTACGGAGGCTGA